AACAtctggttgtttccagtttggtgcaattataaataaagctgccatgaacatttgtatacatgtttttgtgtgaacataagttttcatttctctgggataaatgcctaggaatgtaattgctgggtcatatggtagctgaatatttagttttataggaaactgccaaacagttttctaGGGTGgctgtattattttacattcctactaggAATGTATAAGCGATCCAGTTTCTCTAAATCCTTCCTAGCGTTTGCTGTTgtcattagtttttattttagtcattctcaCAGGtttgtagtgatatctcattgtgattttaatttgcaattagCTAATGGCTAATagtgctgaacatcttttcatgtgcttatttgccatccgtGTATCCTCTTCAGTAAAATGGTCTTTAtatctttttcctgctttctgattggtttctttcttttttactgttgaCTTTtcagctctttatatattctatatacgagtcctttgttggatatgtggtttgtaaatattttctcagtctgTAGTTGTCTTTTCATGCTCTTAATTGGATCTTTCACGGGGCAaaacttttgaattttgatgaagtccaatttatctgtcTTCCCTTGTATGAACTGTGTGTTTGGTGTCAAGCTTAAAACTTCTTGCCCTAGATCCTGGAAGacttttctcttgtgtttttttcttaaagtactgtagttttacattttacatgtaaATCTGTAATTCATTTCCAGTTattttttgtataaggtgtgggACTTAGGAGgaggttctctcttttttttatatatgaatgtccaattgctccagcaccatttgttgaaaagtccatcttttctccattgaattgctttttacACCTTCATCAAAAgtcatatattgtatatatttgtatgggtctatttctggggtttctattctgtcccattgatctatgtgtctatccctCACCAATCTACCAATACCATACCAGTCTTCATTACCTGTAGCTACGTGGTAAAACTTAACATTGGGAAGAGTGATTCCTTCCACTTTactttttcaggattgttttagCTCTTCTAGTTCTTTGCTTTTCCATGTAGACTGTAGAAAAAAACcttgtctatatctacaaaaaaacttgatggtattttaataggaactGTATTAAGCTTGTATATCAATTTGAAGTAAATTGACTTTTACTATGTTGAGTTTTCCAAACCATGAACATTATacatctctccttttcttcttcttttttctcttttccttttttttttcttttttcttttcttttttttttttttttacagatagggtctctctctgttgccctggctggagttcagtggcctcatcatagcttactgtatcCTTGAATTCCAGacctcagatgatcctcctgcctcagcctcccaagtagctaggactataggcatgtgccacagtacctggttaattttattttttgtaaagatgaggtctcactgtgttgtccaggctgatctcaaactcttggcttcaagggatcctccctccttagcctcccaaagtgctacgattacaggcttgagctaccATATCCATCTTCTCCTGTTCCTTAGGTCTTCTTTCCATGAGCATTTTTTAGGTTTCAGCATACAAGTTCTGTacacattttgttagatttatacctaaaaaTTTTGTGGGTTTTGAGTGATTATaaatgaattgtatttttaattttagtgaccCCATGTTCATTACtagtatattaaaaatgcaattgaGTTTTTACATGTTTGTCTTTTATCCTGCAACTCTGCTGGTCATTGATTAGTTCCAGGagtattttggggggaaattgggattttctatgtagataatcATGTCTTCTGAAATaggcacatttttatttcttctattctgATCTGTGTaacttttcttgccttattgcacatccagcactatgttgaataaaagttatAAGAGCAGACATCCTGGATTTGTCTTCAATCTTTGTATTCTAGAAAAGCATTCAGACTTTCAAGTACATTAGCTTTATTCAGTTGAGGAGGTTCTTTCTAGTCTTacttttctgagagttttttttaatcatgaaagaatattgaattttgttaaatgatttttctatagCAATTGATTATCAGGATAATATTGCCTTCAAGAAAGGAattgggaagtgttccctcttcttctatttcctggaagacattatgtagaatttgtgttaattttttaaaaacggTTTTGTGGAATTCTCCAATGAGACCATCTGGGCACAGAATTATATTTTGaggagtttttaaattatgaaaaataggGGACTTCCTTCCTCCACCGCAGGACAACAAAACAACCCGGCAGCAGGCACTGAGCTATTGGCAGCTGTCTGGACGAGAGGCACAGCCATGGGCTCTGTGCTGAGCAGCGATAGCGGCAAATCGGCGCCCGCCTCTGCCACCCCGCAGGCCCTGGAGCGCAGGGGGGACCCTGAGCTGCCGGTCACGTCCTTCGACTGCTCTGTGTGCCTTGAGGTGTTACACCAGCCAGTCCAGACCCGCTGTGGCCACGTATTCTACCGTTCCTGTATTGCTACCAGTCTAAAGAACAATAAGTGGACCTGTCCATATTGCCGGGCATATCTTCCTTCAGAAGGAGTTCCAGCAACTGATGTagccaaaagaatgaaatccgAGTACCAGAACTGCACCGAGTGTGACACCGTGGTTTGCCTCAGTGAAATGAGGGCACATATAAGGACTTGTCAGAAGTACATAGATAAGTATGGACCACTACAAGAACTCGGGGAGACAGCAGCAAGGTGTGTATGTCCATTTTGCCAGAGGGAATTGGATGAAGACAGCTTGCTGGATCATTGTATCACTCATCACAGATCAGAAAGGAGACCTGTATTCTGTCCACTTTGCCGTTGACTACCTAATGAGAATCCAAGTAGCTTCAATGGCAGTTTAATAAGACATTTGCAAGTTAGTCACACTTTGTTTTATGATGATTTCatagattttaatataattgaGGAAGCCCTTATCCGAAGAGTCTTAGACTGGTCACTTCTTGAATATGTGAATCACTCGAACACCACATAATCTTactaaaaggaagaggaaggggaccATTCACTTGCACCATAAGATGCTGCTTAAACAATTGTAGAGAGATTGTCAATGTTTGATGGATGAAAATGTACAACACAGTTATATGTTTGCCTATGGTTATTGGTATAGTGCATTTAAATCTGCTTTCATTTTGATGGTTTAAATCTGTCTTACATTCTTGAGTTTCTAAGacatttaacaacaaaaattcgTCTACGTCAGTCAATATATAGAAGAGACACAGGCTAAGTATGTAGGTGGAGGATCTCTATTTGCAAATTTGATGATACTGAGTGTAATACTACATATTAATAATGACCATCATGGTTAGGCATGAAAACTAATCTTTGTTCTATGTGAAAAGATGGAGAGTGAAGCAAAGTGCAGACATTCAAGGAAATATGAAATCTGTTCCAATGCTCTTGTTTTAATCTCTAATATAATAACATGAATAATTTTGTATGGGAGTAGGAAAGGAAAATTTTGGAAATCAACAAAGTTCTTTTAACCAAACTGTATTACATAATATtgtaacaaaatacattttgtgttagaaaagtaaaaacaaacaaacaaacaaacaaaaaattatgaaaaataaagaagatacaatttaccaatatcaggaatgaaaagggAATACAATGACAGACCTTGCAGacataaaaaaagataacatgGGAATATTATGAAAGACTCTACACACAGAAATTTAACAACTTAGTTGAAATGGACCAGATCctcaaaaaaccacaaaaaaaccaTCCAGTTTGCCcaatatgaaatagataattcGAATAGCTCTATAACTATCAAGGatattaaatttgtaattataGAACTCCCAATCCTAAAtcatttttgaattaattttaaaatatggtgtaaggtaagggtctaccttcattcttttgcatgtatatatccagttttcccagcaccatttgttgaaaagcctgtcctttccccattgaatggtcttggcaccctcgTCAAAAATCCATTGTCTATTTACacagagtttatttctgggttctgtattctattccattggtatATGTTTGTTCTTATGcaagtaccacactgttttgattactgtagctttgtaataaggtttgaaatcaggaagtgaaAGTCTTCCAaatctgttcttctttttcaggattattttggctatttggggtatCTTGAAATTgtacatgaattttaggatgcatttttctatttctgcaaaaatgccattgggattctgacagggattgcattgaatttatagattgctttggatattcttGTCATCTGAACAATgttaaatcttccaatccatgaacacagatgtctttccatttatttatgttttctttaatttctttcaggaatgttttatagttgattaaatttattgctaagtattttattctctcttttttttggtctggaaatttaacatttaatttaattttatttaatttaacattcAATATAAAGAATTTAGAGTCTAGTTTCAGAGTACccaactattaatactttttctttgtGCAACAGAACAGGGCTATAATTCTGAGTTACATTGTTGCTTGCTTCTGCCAATACTTAGTAACTAAGAGTCTGATTAATTTCATATATGTAGAGTTTTATACTATCctcagtatattttttaattttatttttaattgacacataataactatgcatatttatggaatacaatgaaatgtttaatattttattattttttatgcaattgtaaatgggattgtttccttaatttgctttttgtattatttattgttagtatgtagaaatgcaactgactttttttttttgagacagagtcttgctctgtcaccttgggcagagtgcagtggcatcatcatagctgactgcaacctcaaattcctgggctcaagcgatcctcttgcctcagcctccccagtagctgggactacaggcatgtgctatgACATCCACCTAacatgcaactgatttttgtatgctgattttcTATCCTACACCTTTGCTGAGTTTGCTTATTAGCTCTAacaggttttgttgttttttggttggggtgtgtgtgtgtgtgtgtgtgtgtgtgtaatctttaAGGTTTTCTGCATATAGGAACatttcatctgcaaacagagatacttttacttcttcctttccaatttggatgctatttctttctccctaattgctctggctaggacttccagtactacatTGAAATAGAAATGGCAAAAGCAGGTgtccttgtcttgtttctaattttaaggGAATAGCTTTCAGTCTTTCTCCATTGGGTATgaggttggctgtgggtttttcatgtATAggctttatcatgttgaggaattttcattctattcctagtttattaaGTGTTCTATTATGAaagtgtgttgaattttgtcaaatgatttttctgcaacAATTGAAATGTTCAtgtgttttttcctcttcattctattaatggGGTATattatgttgattgatttttgtatgttgaaccatccttgccttCTAGGAATAAATCAAATCCTACTTGGTCTTGATGCGTAATCTTTTAAATATGCTTCTGAATTagatttactagtattttgttgaggatatttaCATTGATATTTGTAGGGGATATTAAtctacagttttcttttgttgtagtGTCTTTGACTGGCTTtcatatcagggtaatgctggtctTAGacaatgagttaggaagtatttcttttcttttttttttttttttttaatttttatttatttattttagagacagaatctttgttgcccaggctggagttaagtagcattatcatagctcattataaccttgaattcctgggctcaagcaatcctcccacttcagcctcttgagtagctgggactacaggtgtgcactaccacctctggctaattaaaaaaaaattttttttgtagagacagggtctcactttgttgcccaggctggtctcgaactgctgttctcaagtgatcctcccaccttggcctaccaaaaggctgggattacaagtgtgagccaacacacctggcccCTTTCCCCTTTTAAGATTAAGAAgtataggctgggcgcagtggctcatgcctgtaatcctagcactctgggaggctgaggcgggtggatcgtttgagctcaggagttcaaggccagcctgagcaagagtgagaccccatctctaaaaaaataaaataaaataaaaaataaacaaaaagaagaaaaaataaattaaaaaaattaaaaaatgaaagatgacTAAGAtagtttatcaaaattaaaaaggacGTAACAAATCATCTGTAGAGAGCCACCCATAAAGATACCTGGAAGAATGAGGTACATCAATATATGT
The Eulemur rufifrons isolate Redbay chromosome 9, OSU_ERuf_1, whole genome shotgun sequence DNA segment above includes these coding regions:
- the LOC138392603 gene encoding LOW QUALITY PROTEIN: E3 ubiquitin-protein ligase RNF125-like (The sequence of the model RefSeq protein was modified relative to this genomic sequence to represent the inferred CDS: substituted 1 base at 1 genomic stop codon) yields the protein MGSVLSSDSGKSAPASATPQALERRGDPELPVTSFDCSVCLEVLHQPVQTRCGHVFYRSCIATSLKNNKWTCPYCRAYLPSEGVPATDVAKRMKSEYQNCTECDTVVCLSEMRAHIRTCQKYIDKYGPLQELGETAARCVCPFCQRELDEDSLLDHCITHHRSERRPVFCPLCRXLPNENPSSFNGSLIRHLQVSHTLFYDDFIDFNIIEEALIRRVLDWSLLEYVNHSNTT